A single window of Rana temporaria chromosome 1, aRanTem1.1, whole genome shotgun sequence DNA harbors:
- the CCNB1IP1 gene encoding E3 ubiquitin-protein ligase CCNB1IP1 — translation MSVCDDLLLCNFPKCRVKLSGRAWVTACSHIFCDQHGSGEFSRSPAVCPACNSTLSSKLDIVRTELSPSEEHKAMMLSGLRPEIVLDICSRALAFWTYQIYQERLYQEYSYSKAEGHLKQVEKLYTHQIQSKDAEMSAMKGEVNSLKKILEEYKRKYSELSEKLMERNRQYNKLQGMYDGLRLRNMAVANREASSNGERAQPDLFMGNKFPGARTPPLRSCDADFRTQTFFCTSPFDDSGNTAFGSPGNRADPQNMASSRAFKVIRM, via the exons ATGTCAGTGTGTGATGACCTCTTGCTTTGCAACTTCCCTAAATGCAGGGTAAAGTTATCTGGTCGAGCTTGGGTCACAGCTTGTTCACATATATTCTGTGACCAGCATGGAAGTGGAGAATTCAGCCGATCTCCTGCAGTTTGTCCAGCATGTAATAGCACACTCTCCAGTAAGCTGGATATTGTTCGTACTGAGCTGAGCCCTTCTGAGGAACACAAGGCCATGATGCTGTCGGGCTTACGTCCTGAGATTGTCCTAGATATTTGTTCTCGTGCTTTAGCTTTCTGGACCTACCAG ATATACCAGGAGCGGTTATACCAGGAATATAGTTACAGCAAAGCAGAAGGACATCTGAAGCAGGTGGAAAAACTGTATACTCATCAAATACAAAGCAAGGATGCAGAGATGTCTGCCATGAAAGGTGAAGTAAACTCTTTAAAGAAAATCTTGgaagaatataaaagaaaatacaGCGAACTCTCAGAAAAGCTGATGGAGCGCAATAGGCAGTATAATAAGCTCCAGGGAATGTACGATGGACTGAGACTCCGCAATATGGCAGTAGCTAACAGAGAGGCATCTTCAAATGGAGAACGAGCCCAACCGGACCTGTTTATGG GAAACAAGTTCCCAGGTGCTAGAACACCTCCGTTAAGATCATGTGATGCTGATTTTCGGACTCAAACCTTCTTCTGTACTTCCCCTTTTGATGATTCTGGAAACACTGCCTTTGGCTCTCCTGGAAATAGAGCAGACCCACAAAACATGGCTTCGTCCAGGGCTTTCAAAGTTATAAGGATGTAG
- the LOC120924898 gene encoding mast cell protease 1A-like — protein MTLLYYPKPDKIIGGDEVSPHSMPYMAFLKFDVTGNTYKRCGGILISEDVVLTAAHCNDTNMQVILGAHNIMSKENSWQVIKVCKMVPHHEHEKPGNDIMLLKLREKAVLNRYVLPLPINHTERKVKPGNVCSVAGWGRYKVYNNDEAPTLRKVDVKVVSAEICSKTFPKIDVKKFICAGDPQEEKYAYNGDSGGPLFCGKDLQGIVQGGDKPPTGLYTKVSSHVKWIKQTIRTMKCKKEV, from the exons ATGACTTTGTTATATTATCCTAAACCAGATAAGATTATTGGCGGAGACGAAGTCAGTCCTCATTCCATGCCCTATATGGCATTTCTGAAGTTTGACGTAACAGGAAATACATATAAAAGATGTGGCGGGATCCTGATAAGTGAAGATGTTGTTTTGACAGCAGCTCACTGCAATGACAC AAACATGCAAGTAATATTGGGAGCTCATAATATTATGTCTAAAGAAAATTCCTGGCAGgtaataaaagtttgtaaaatgGTCCCACACCATGAACACGAGAAACCTGGCAATGATATCATGCTGCTAAAG CTCAGAGAAAAAGCAGTGTTAAATCGATATGTATTACCACTGCCCATTAACCACACTGAAAGGAAAGTGAAACCTGGAAACGTGTGCAGTGTAGCAGGTTGGGGCAGATATAAAGTATATAACAACGATGAGGCTCCAACATTAAGAAAAGTTGATGTAAAAGTGGTTTCCGCAGAAATATGTTCTAAGACATTCCCAAAAATTGATGTGAAGAAATTTATCTGTGCTGGAGACCCACAGGAAGAAAAGTATGCATATAAT GGTGATTCTGGTGGTCCTTTATTCTGTGGCAAGGATCTGCAAGGAATTGTACAAGGTGGAGACAAACCACCTACTGGCTTGTACACTAAAGTCTCTTCCCATGTTAAATGGATCAAGCAAACCATACGCACAATGAAGTGCAAGAAAGAGGTGTGA